GTCCCTTCCAGGGTTGCTCAGGGGGAGACCGGGGGGTCGAGTTGAGCGATGTACGGATCCGTGTCGTCAAACCGGGTGAGCTGAACGCCGGAGAGATCGAGAGCTGGCGCGAGTTACGGGCCAAATCGGGGGCGCCCGCAAACCCCTTCATGGAGCCCGAGTTCACCCTCGCCGTGGCCCGCGAGCGGTCGGGGGCGCGCGTCGCGGTGCTGCGGGAGGACGGGGAGGCCGCCGGGTTCTTCCCGTACGAGAAGGGGCTGCTGGGGCGGGGGAGGGCCATCGGCTTCGGGGTCTCCGACAGCCAGGGCGCCGTGCTCAGGCCCGGGATCGCGCTAGGCGCCCGGGAGTTGATGAAGGCGTGCGGGATCTCCTCCTGGGAGTTCGACAACCTGGAGGCGCAGCAGGGGCTGTTCGTGCCCGACGCCGCCGAGACGTATTCCTCGTACGTCATTGATATCGGGCACGGCTACGAGGCGTACGAGAACGTCCTGCGCACCCAGTCGCCCAAATTCCTCAAGACCACCCTCGCCAAGGAGCGCCGCATGGGGCGCCAGATCGGCGAGCTGCGCTTCGTCTTCGACGAGCGCGATCCGGCCGCGCTGCGGCAGCTGATGGCGTGGAAGTCGGCGCAGTACCGCAGGACGGGGCGCGGTGACCGCTTCGCCAAGGAGTGGATCAGCAGCCTCGTCCAGTACCTGGCGCATCTGCGCTCGCCCGGCTGCTCGGGGATCCTCTCCGTCCTGTACGCGAACGACCAGCCCGTCGCCGCGCACTTCGGGCTGCGCTCGCGGACCGTGCTGGCGTGCTGGTTTCCGGCGTACGCGCCGGAGTTCGCCAAGTACTCGCCCGGGCTCATCCTCCACCTGCGGATGGCCGAGGGGGCCGCGGCGGCCGGCATCGGGATGCTCGACATGGGGCGCGGGGCCGCCGAGTACAAGGACTCGCTGAAGACCGGGGAACTGCCCGTGTACGAGGGGGCGTCCCTACGACCGGGGGCGGGGGCGGTGCTGCACTGGGCCGGACGGGAGCCGGCCCGGCGCGCGCACAGTTTCGTAAGGGCAAGGCCGAAGCTCGCCGCCTTCGCGCAGTCCGCCCTGGAGAGGGCGGGGCGTCTCCGTGACCGATGACGCAGGGGTGAGACCGCCCGACGGCAGCAGGCAGAGACGGGGGAGTCGTATGCCGCAGACACCGCACCAGCTCAGCGCGATCAGAATCGCAGAGCTGGACCTCGCCGGACTCGACGGGGAGGTGATCTCACTGCGGCCCGCGCCCGGCGGGGCGCCCCTGACGTCCGGCGACATCTACGCACTCGTACGGCTGTGGGGCACCCCTGTCGGTGCCGTCCTGGCACATGTCGCACCGGGGGAGCAGCCCGCCGGGGTGCTCGCCGCGGCGGCCCGCAGGCAGCTGGCGCCGTTCGGGCAGGACGGGCCCGCGCCGCCCGTGAAGCCGGGCGACTTACCCAGGGCGTCGATCATCGTGGCCTCCCGCGAGCGCGCCGGCCAGCTGGCCCGCGCCCTCGACTCGCTGCTCGTCCAGGACCACCCGGACTACGAGATCGTCGTCGTCGACAACGCACCCGCCACCACCGCGACCCGCGACCTCGTCGAGGAGAACTACGCGCCCAAGGGCGTCCGTTACGTCCTCGAACCGGTCCCCGGTCTGGCCTCCGCGCACAACAGGGGCGTCGCCGCCGCCGAGGGCGAGGTCCTCGCCTTCACCGACGACGACGTCGTCGCCGACCCGCACTGGCTCACCGCGCTCGCCGCACCCTTCGCGGCCGACGAACGGCTCGCCTGCGTCACCGGACTGATCCTCCCCGCGCTGCTCAACACCCCCGCGCAGATCCTCCTGGAGAGCCACGGCGGCTTCGCCAAGGGCTTCGCGCCGCGGCTCTTCGACCCGGCGGCGCCGCCCGCCGACGAGCCGCTCTTCCCTTTCACCGCAGGGGAGTTCGGCTCCGGGGCGAACATGGCGTTCCGCGCGGCACCGCTGCGCGCGGTCGGCGGATTCGACCCCGGCACGGGAGTCGGCACCCTCGCCAAGGGCGGTGACGACCTCTACGCCTTCGCCCGGATCGTGGTCGGCGGACACCGGCTGCGCTACACACCGCAGGCGGTCGTCTGGCACCACCACCGCGAGACGTGGAAGGACCTGGAGAACCAGGCGTACGGCTACGGGGCGGGCCTCACCGCGTACCTCACCGCGATCATCGTCCGCCGCCCCGGACTGCTCCCCGGACTCCTCGCCCGCCTCCCGCGCGGCCTCGCGCACGCGCTGTCGATCACGGCGGCCAGGGCGTCCACCACAGGCGAATCGGTGCCGGGCGAGCACGGCACCCAGGACTACCCGTGGCCGCGCAGCCTCTCGCGCCTGGAGCGCAGGGGGATGCTGTACGGACCGATCGGCTATCTCCGGGCCCGCCGCAGCGTCCGCGGGAACCCGCTGCCGTGGGAGGAGGACCGGTGAGCCGCACCGACGAGCGCATCCCTGTCCTCCTCTACCACGCGGTGATGGACGACCCGCCGTCCTGGATCGCCGAATTCACCGTCACGCCCCGGCAGTTGGGTGCCCAGCTGGATGCGATCGTCGCCAGCGGCCGCACCCCGGTGCGGATCGGCGCGATCGCCGAACACCTCGCGGGGCGTGCCTCGCTGCCGCCCCGCCCCGTCGCCATCACCTTCGACGACGGCTTCGCCGACCTGCCGGGCCCGACCGCCGAGGCCCTGGCCGGGCGGGACATTCCGGCGACCGCGTACCTCACGACCGGGGCCATCACGGCGGGCGGCCGGAGCCTGCTGCCGCCCGCGCCCATGATGGACCTCGCCCAGGCGCCGCTCCTGGAGCAGTACGGGATGGAGGTGGGCGCGCACACCGTCTCCCACCCCCAGCTGGACACGCTCACGGCTGCCGACCTGGACCGGGAACTCACGGAGTCCAAGCGTGCGTTGGAAGAGGTACTGGGACACCGTGTCGGCCACCTCGCCTACCCGCACGGTTACAACAGCCGCGCCGTCCGCAGGGCCGCCGCCCGGGCCGGGTACGACAGCGCGGTCGCGGTCCGTCACGCGCTCAGCTCCGCCGGCGACGAGACGTACCGCATCGCCCGTCTGATCCTGCGCCGTACGCACACGGTGCAGGACATCGAGGCCTGGATGGCCGGGGGCGGCGCACGCGTCGCGCCCTATCCGGACTCGCTGCCCACGGTGGGCTGGCGGCTCTACCGGCGCGGGCGGGCGGCGCTGCGCGGCCCGGTCTTCGCGGGGTAGATCGTGTACGAATAGGACGGAAAAACCCTTGTGCAACAAGGGGGTTGGAGAGGCACACAAAGGCGAAGGTTGTTCCTATACTTCGTCGAAGGGGACAGCGGCGTGACGGCCGCGACCACATCTGTGGGGGGAGTCGCACGGTGCAGCAACGCATGCCCACACCGGTCACGGGGAGCGCCGAATCACCGCCCGCCGGGACACCGGAGACGCAGGACACCCGGGCGAGACAGGGACAGGACGACGAGCCGAGGGTCCCGCTGTCCCGCCGCATCGCCGACATCGAGCTCCAACAGTGGCTGACCTACGGCCTGTTGGTCCTGGCCGCCGTCCTGTGGTCGGTCTCGCTGCCGATGACCGACTTCCGGCACATGGGCACCTACGGCCTGCTCGACAAGTTCTCCCCGCTCTTCTACTTCTCCTTCGTCCCGCTGACCGCGGGCTTCGTCATCAGCCTGCGCCGCGCCGGGACGGCCCCCTGGTGGCCGGCGGCCTACTGCATCGCGCTGCTGATGGCGATCAAGGCGCCGACGGCGATCCTGTACGACTCGGTGCGCTACCCCTGGGCGTCCAAGCACGACGCGGTCGTCCACCACATGCTGCGCCTCGGCGAACTCCACCCGCACGAGGCGCTGTCGGGGAACATGTCGGCGTACGACCAGTGGCCCGGCTTCTTCACGCTCAACGCGGGCCTGGTGAAGGCCTTCGGCGTGACCTCGACCGCCTCGTACCTCAACTGGGCCTCGATCGTCTACGGCGTCCTCCTCATCCCGGTGCTCGTCCTCATCTACCGCACCTTCACCGAGGACTGGCGGCTCGTCTGGACCGGCGTATGGATCTTCGAGCTCGCCAACTGGGTGGGCCAGGACTACTTCTCGCCGCAGGGCATGTCGTACATCCTCTACCTCGCGATCCTGGCCGTCGTCCTGCGCCACTTCGTACGCCCCGGATCGGCCGGCGCCCTGCGCTCGCGCCACAACCTCGACCCGGCGGCAGCAGCTGTCCCGCCGCCCACGACGGTCCGCCAGCGCGCCGTCTGCGTCGCGATCATCGCCCCGCTGATCGCCGCCATCAACTTCTCGCACCAGCTCACCCCGGTGATGCTCTGCGTGGCGCTGGTCGCCCTCAGCCTCACCAAGCGGTACCGCAACTGGGGACTGCTCGTCGTCACCGGCATCATCATGCTGATCTGGGACCTGACGATGGGCCGCCCGCTCTTCGTCGAGACGGTCGAGTCGCTCAAGGAGTCGGCGGGCAACCTCCTCAACAACTCGCGCCCGGGGTACGCGGGCCAGCTCACCGGCGCAGGACCGGTCCTCCAGGGCGAGGCCAACGTGGTCATGGTGCTCGCGGTCGTCGTCCTCGCGGCGGCGGCCCTGCTGCTGCGCCGCCGACTGGTGAAGAGCGCACTGCCGCTGCTCCTGGTCTCCGCCGCCCCGGTCCCGATGTTCGCCGTCAACGACTACGGCGGCGAAATGCTCTTCCGCGTCTACCTCTTCGGCCTCCCGGGCGCCGCCTTCTTCGCGGCGGCCGCCCTGGTCCCGGCGGCGGCGAACACCGGCAAGCACAAGGTCGCGTACCGCCGCATCACCGCCGTCGCGCTGCCTCTCGCACTGATCGCGCTGGTAGCGGGCTTCTTCCCGTCGTACTACGGCAAGGAGCAGAGCTACTACACGCCGCCCGCCGAGACGGCGATGGTCACCAAGGCCATCAACAACGCCCCGAAGGACGCGCTGATCCTCTCCGCGACGGGGTCCTACCCGATGGCGCTGGACCGCTACGACGAGCTGGAGCACTGGTTCTTCGTCGAGCAGGAGGAGCCGGAGAACATCAAGATGCTGAAGGACCCGGCGGGGTACCTCGGCAAGCAGATATCCAAGGGCACGACGGCCATCGTCATCCTCACCCGTACCCAGGAGACCTTCACGGCGGCCGAGGGGCTGCTGCCCGCGGGCGGCTTCGCCGAGCTGCGCAGCAAGCTCGAGGCGTCGCCGAAGTACCACGTGATCGACCGCAACCAGTACGGCGTCGTCCTCGAATACCACGCCTGATCACGGGAGTTGCCGAGCCATGACCATGACCATGACCTTCACGACGACCCACGCACGGGTGGCGATGGCGATCTCCGGCTGGCTGGCGGTGGCGGCGACGGCCGCCCCTGCCGCCTCCCCGCTCCGCTGGATCCCGGTCCTGCTCTTCGTCTGCTTCGGTCCGGGCTTCGCCCTGCTGTTCCCCCAGCCCGGCAACCTCCGCCCGGCGGCGAGACTGGAGGCCCTGGCGCTGACGGCCCCGGTCAGCCTCTCGCTCGCGGCCCTGGTCTCCACCAGCCTCTTCCTGGTGAAGGGCTTCTCGGGCACGTCTTTCATGGTCTCCCTCGCGGCGTTCACGACCATCGCCGCGCTCCTCCCGGGCCTGCCTCTGCCGGCGGCGACCAGAGGCGCCATCGAGCGAAGCCGTAAACCGGTCAAGCGCCGATGACGGGCCGCCACGCGCTCCTACGCGGCCGCCGCCCCCGGATGTACTCCGTGCTGACGCTGCTGGGGGTGGCGGCGCTCCTCGCCGGCCTGGGCGTATGGCTGTCCCAGCCGGATGCGAACGGCGACGGCAAGCGCACCACCCCCACCGCGAACAGCCTGCCCAAGAACGCGGCTTCGGGCCCGGCCCCCACCGGCCGTTGCGCCCCCTCGGCGAAACTGGTCCCGGCGTGCGGGGCATGGTGGGGCGCGTACGTCCCCTATGCGGCGAACGGCTCGCTCAAGGACGCGGTGCACGGCTTCGAGTCAAAGATCGGCCGCAAGCTGGACCTCCTCTACACGTACCACGACATGTCCAACACCCAGCTGGACGGCCAGCTCCTCACCCCCGACGAGCAGGAGCTCGGCAAGGACCGGCTCCTGATGCTGGCCTGGGAGTCGACGGTCTGGCGCGAGCCGCACCACGCCAACTACACGGAGGACCAGCTCGGCTGGAAGAACGTGGCGGCGGGCAAGTACGACGCGTCGATCATCGACAAGGGCGCGGAACGCATCAAGGCGTACGGCAAGCGCGTCTTCTTCTCCTTCGACCAGGAGGTCGACGCCCGCATCAAGGAGGGCGCAGGGACACCGGCCGAATACGTCGCGGCGTACCGC
The sequence above is drawn from the Streptomyces sp. NBC_01465 genome and encodes:
- a CDS encoding GNAT family N-acetyltransferase; translation: MSDVRIRVVKPGELNAGEIESWRELRAKSGAPANPFMEPEFTLAVARERSGARVAVLREDGEAAGFFPYEKGLLGRGRAIGFGVSDSQGAVLRPGIALGARELMKACGISSWEFDNLEAQQGLFVPDAAETYSSYVIDIGHGYEAYENVLRTQSPKFLKTTLAKERRMGRQIGELRFVFDERDPAALRQLMAWKSAQYRRTGRGDRFAKEWISSLVQYLAHLRSPGCSGILSVLYANDQPVAAHFGLRSRTVLACWFPAYAPEFAKYSPGLILHLRMAEGAAAAGIGMLDMGRGAAEYKDSLKTGELPVYEGASLRPGAGAVLHWAGREPARRAHSFVRARPKLAAFAQSALERAGRLRDR
- a CDS encoding glycosyltransferase, with the translated sequence MPQTPHQLSAIRIAELDLAGLDGEVISLRPAPGGAPLTSGDIYALVRLWGTPVGAVLAHVAPGEQPAGVLAAAARRQLAPFGQDGPAPPVKPGDLPRASIIVASRERAGQLARALDSLLVQDHPDYEIVVVDNAPATTATRDLVEENYAPKGVRYVLEPVPGLASAHNRGVAAAEGEVLAFTDDDVVADPHWLTALAAPFAADERLACVTGLILPALLNTPAQILLESHGGFAKGFAPRLFDPAAPPADEPLFPFTAGEFGSGANMAFRAAPLRAVGGFDPGTGVGTLAKGGDDLYAFARIVVGGHRLRYTPQAVVWHHHRETWKDLENQAYGYGAGLTAYLTAIIVRRPGLLPGLLARLPRGLAHALSITAARASTTGESVPGEHGTQDYPWPRSLSRLERRGMLYGPIGYLRARRSVRGNPLPWEEDR
- a CDS encoding polysaccharide deacetylase family protein, encoding MDDPPSWIAEFTVTPRQLGAQLDAIVASGRTPVRIGAIAEHLAGRASLPPRPVAITFDDGFADLPGPTAEALAGRDIPATAYLTTGAITAGGRSLLPPAPMMDLAQAPLLEQYGMEVGAHTVSHPQLDTLTAADLDRELTESKRALEEVLGHRVGHLAYPHGYNSRAVRRAAARAGYDSAVAVRHALSSAGDETYRIARLILRRTHTVQDIEAWMAGGGARVAPYPDSLPTVGWRLYRRGRAALRGPVFAG
- a CDS encoding glycoside hydrolase family 26 protein; translation: MTGRHALLRGRRPRMYSVLTLLGVAALLAGLGVWLSQPDANGDGKRTTPTANSLPKNAASGPAPTGRCAPSAKLVPACGAWWGAYVPYAANGSLKDAVHGFESKIGRKLDLLYTYHDMSNTQLDGQLLTPDEQELGKDRLLMLAWESTVWREPHHANYTEDQLGWKNVAAGKYDASIIDKGAERIKAYGKRVFFSFDQEVDARIKEGAGTPAEYVAAYRHIHDRFKELGVTNVVWVWTVSGYLDQGNDKTIKSLYPGDAYVDWLGMDQYNYFACHNTSDWKDFDRSQRPTYDWLKSEISSSKPIMFAEFATVPDPSDPSRQRDWYTEIPSVARTLPDAKALVMWNRSVPGEACDLTVNAGEGLAGYKQAGKDSYFNQQVPTR